A stretch of Sulfitobacter sp. THAF37 DNA encodes these proteins:
- a CDS encoding PAS domain-containing sensor histidine kinase produces the protein MRSSETKFNLLKNVALGGGGALGWYAASRALIPGPLGEVIPAASAIAIAALLPTYLGMRRATLVNDKQSLMLGQRIDVLNDHAIVNVVDAETRLVEVNDHFVKATGYSRDELIGVSMHDFYQDEDGELAPSIHRCLSAGKIWIGETPIRCKDGSTLYTHTTVRPIYDLDGNWIGSISARTDVTETHELLAARDTAQVMDEMKDDIWIVDCDTMAASYMNRVALGRLGLLGKAGEVIPLADLQNLGGVSSIIATCRDMRSTGADNAQFETEFCGKPFHISVNRLKVGTLKGRFMILMADMSKRVLEEQRKSDFISTVSHELRSPLTSIKGAMGLLLSRAAGELPDKAVSMLEIAHRNSDRLVLIINDILDLEKIAAGRMEYDRQNVDLTEMIEETERANATMQQRFSVQVEITGGNGPIWINTDPNRIIQVLNNFLSNACKFSRPGSTVRILVEDQGDSVRVAVKDQGEGIPIKDQHKIFERFADMENSNRSSKGGTGLGLSICKAIVEGLGGTIGFETTEGVGTTFYFVLPKQVAKTEHIAPDNIVKMRSVS, from the coding sequence ATGCGTTCATCCGAGACCAAATTCAATCTTCTCAAGAATGTAGCACTTGGTGGCGGCGGCGCACTCGGTTGGTACGCCGCAAGCCGCGCCCTGATCCCCGGCCCCCTGGGCGAGGTCATACCGGCCGCCAGCGCAATCGCCATCGCCGCCCTTTTGCCGACTTATTTGGGTATGCGGCGGGCGACCCTTGTCAATGACAAGCAGTCGCTGATGCTGGGGCAGCGTATCGATGTCCTGAACGATCATGCCATCGTGAACGTGGTCGACGCCGAAACCAGACTGGTGGAGGTCAACGATCATTTCGTCAAAGCGACAGGCTACAGCAGGGACGAACTGATCGGGGTCTCGATGCACGACTTCTACCAGGACGAAGACGGAGAACTGGCGCCATCCATCCATCGCTGCCTGAGCGCAGGCAAGATCTGGATCGGCGAGACGCCCATTCGCTGCAAGGACGGATCGACACTCTATACCCACACCACCGTGCGTCCGATCTACGATCTGGACGGCAACTGGATCGGGTCGATCTCGGCCCGGACCGATGTCACGGAGACCCACGAGCTGCTGGCCGCGCGGGACACGGCGCAGGTGATGGACGAGATGAAGGATGACATCTGGATCGTCGATTGCGATACGATGGCGGCCTCCTACATGAACCGGGTGGCGCTGGGGCGTCTGGGCCTGCTGGGCAAGGCCGGAGAGGTCATCCCGCTGGCTGATCTGCAAAACTTGGGCGGGGTGTCCAGCATCATCGCAACCTGCCGCGATATGCGCAGCACAGGTGCCGACAACGCTCAGTTTGAAACCGAATTCTGCGGCAAGCCGTTTCACATCAGCGTGAACCGCCTCAAGGTGGGAACGCTGAAAGGGCGTTTCATGATCCTGATGGCCGACATGTCCAAACGTGTGCTCGAAGAGCAGCGCAAGTCGGACTTCATCTCGACCGTCAGTCACGAATTGCGGTCGCCGCTGACCTCGATCAAAGGCGCGATGGGCCTGTTGCTGTCTCGCGCGGCGGGCGAGCTGCCGGACAAGGCGGTCAGCATGCTTGAGATCGCGCATCGCAACTCGGACCGTCTGGTCCTGATCATCAACGACATCCTCGACCTCGAAAAGATCGCCGCCGGACGTATGGAATACGATCGTCAGAACGTGGACCTGACCGAGATGATAGAAGAGACCGAGAGGGCGAATGCCACCATGCAGCAGCGGTTCTCGGTGCAGGTGGAAATCACCGGAGGGAACGGTCCGATCTGGATCAACACCGATCCGAACCGGATCATCCAGGTCCTCAACAACTTTCTCTCGAACGCCTGCAAGTTTTCGCGCCCCGGCAGTACCGTGCGCATTCTGGTAGAAGACCAGGGCGATTCGGTGCGCGTCGCCGTAAAGGATCAGGGCGAAGGCATCCCGATAAAGGACCAGCACAAGATCTTCGAACGCTTTGCCGACATGGAAAATTCGAACAGATCTTCAAAAGGTGGTACCGGATTGGGCCTGAGCATCTGCAAGGCTATTGTCGAAGGGCTGGGAGGCACTATAGGTTTCGAAACGACCGAAGGTGTCGGAACGACATTCTATTTCGTTCTGCCGAAACAAGTAGCCAAAACGGAACACATTGCGCCGGACAATATCGTTAAGATGCGCAGCGTGTCCTGA
- a CDS encoding CHASE domain-containing protein → MTRVWSFIGWCLGWDVRPMRKLELLLGAACLVVSVALFSLSLNQIRQKAETEFSHITEEGVESLQHRMQTYLQSLYGLAAYLNASEIATEAEFETFAETLNLDEVLVGINGVGFIEPVQSEDMQAFLGRSRVHTRSDFDVHPKTEGPEHFVITRISPLARNIEALGLDITFEEGRYEAARRARQTGEPQLTPRILLVQDETRQPGFLLLLPLWERVFVPERGGSVRGDFRGWVYAPFVGQRLLTDLSPNQGRVYQIAVFDGPEADPEKIIFDSTAGVDRGDGAAAPAVGKHAKTYTIMNHGRPWTLVFRSTPMFDSYFPNNPAFGILAAGILLTAMLLFVIRSLRVRGEAMAQIADLRARQVSAQEEANRAVIHNAVIPVFILNAEGHILFANQAAHDCFGYPAHGLIDLQFDDLVTDLKNLSEDQMFNASGTRLDGQGLILDLQRNSWVTYEGADRTTALVRDLTAEYEAIEETTEMKARYDKALQGARIGVFDIDLATGRSEVSDTWRQIMGFDDDNSPADPQRAFLERIHPDDLPILEKSDRDCIEQRAPRSIAEYRVKVGEDDWRWMRSDAVVVERDETGRALRMIGAQTDVTKLRHERNALEASENQLLQVFASAPIGMVLLDENGKFHSVNPAFCALCGYDEDALVSAMRMSNVLPRAEVKTIASNLTEMLESGCAQVYSGQHRFIHRNGEERWCLLHISWFFDKNAGRNSFIAQVNDITELKKVEQMKNEFVATVSHELRTPLTSIKGALGLIGAMDDFEVPAKVGRLLEIARSNADNLADIVNDILDLEKISSGEIAFEFHPNSMNSIIRDTADELAPFAVAHKNTLMLDLPPDDLMVLADRGRTRQVLANLISNACKYSDPGTQVMVKAEAVSDQILVCVQNIGPAIPETFRHRIFDAFTQADSSDTRTKGGTGLGLNIAKRIVRRHDGDIGFESTGQGVTVFWFTFPRHGQTSVGLTGKRKEKRQNRPGKLNVLHVEDDSDFAEVLQSGLSDVADLHHVRSLAEARAALAKGPLDVIILDWLLPDGDAVTLLDEIAELDYPVRVLGLSSDAERGPDGRISANLVKSRAEMATIAEHVLGQQIRAS, encoded by the coding sequence TTGACAAGAGTCTGGTCCTTTATCGGGTGGTGTTTAGGTTGGGATGTTAGGCCGATGAGGAAACTGGAACTGCTGCTGGGAGCCGCGTGCCTTGTGGTTTCGGTGGCGCTGTTCAGCCTCAGCCTCAATCAGATCCGGCAGAAGGCCGAAACAGAGTTTTCCCATATCACCGAAGAGGGTGTGGAAAGCCTGCAGCACCGGATGCAGACCTACCTGCAAAGCCTGTACGGACTGGCCGCATATCTCAACGCGTCCGAGATCGCCACCGAAGCGGAGTTCGAGACCTTCGCCGAAACCCTCAACCTGGACGAGGTGCTGGTCGGTATCAACGGCGTCGGTTTTATCGAGCCTGTCCAATCCGAAGACATGCAGGCATTTCTCGGACGCAGCCGTGTTCATACGCGGTCGGATTTTGACGTCCATCCAAAGACGGAAGGTCCGGAGCATTTCGTGATCACCCGGATCTCGCCGCTGGCGCGCAACATCGAGGCGTTGGGCCTGGACATCACATTCGAGGAAGGCCGGTACGAAGCGGCGCGCCGCGCCCGCCAGACCGGCGAGCCGCAACTGACGCCCCGTATCCTTCTGGTTCAGGACGAAACCCGGCAGCCAGGATTCCTGTTGCTTCTGCCGCTGTGGGAGCGAGTGTTCGTTCCGGAGCGGGGCGGCAGCGTTCGCGGCGATTTCCGGGGCTGGGTCTATGCCCCCTTCGTGGGGCAACGGCTGCTGACCGACCTTTCGCCCAATCAGGGCCGGGTCTATCAGATTGCGGTCTTCGACGGCCCCGAAGCCGACCCCGAAAAGATCATCTTTGACAGCACCGCGGGTGTTGATCGTGGCGATGGGGCGGCGGCCCCCGCCGTCGGGAAACATGCCAAGACCTATACCATCATGAATCACGGGCGTCCCTGGACACTCGTGTTCCGCAGCACCCCGATGTTCGATTCCTATTTCCCCAACAATCCCGCCTTCGGGATTCTGGCGGCGGGCATTCTGCTGACGGCGATGCTGCTTTTCGTGATCCGTTCGCTTCGGGTGCGCGGCGAGGCTATGGCACAGATCGCCGACCTGCGCGCCCGCCAGGTCAGCGCACAGGAGGAAGCCAACCGCGCCGTGATCCACAATGCGGTGATCCCGGTGTTCATCCTGAATGCCGAAGGCCATATCCTGTTTGCGAACCAGGCGGCGCACGACTGCTTTGGTTATCCGGCGCACGGGTTGATCGACCTGCAATTCGACGACCTGGTGACTGATCTCAAGAACCTGTCGGAAGACCAGATGTTCAACGCGTCGGGCACCCGGCTGGACGGGCAGGGGCTGATCCTCGACCTGCAACGCAACTCTTGGGTGACTTACGAAGGGGCCGACCGGACCACCGCACTGGTCCGCGACCTGACCGCGGAATACGAAGCGATCGAAGAGACAACCGAGATGAAGGCCCGCTACGACAAGGCGCTGCAGGGCGCGCGCATCGGCGTCTTCGACATCGACCTGGCGACGGGCCGGTCCGAAGTCAGCGACACCTGGCGGCAGATCATGGGCTTCGATGACGATAACAGCCCGGCTGACCCGCAACGCGCGTTTCTCGAACGTATCCATCCGGATGACCTGCCGATCCTCGAAAAGTCGGACCGGGACTGTATCGAACAGCGGGCACCGAGATCCATTGCCGAATACCGTGTGAAGGTGGGCGAAGACGACTGGCGCTGGATGCGCTCGGACGCCGTGGTGGTGGAGCGGGACGAAACCGGCCGCGCCCTGCGCATGATCGGGGCGCAGACCGACGTGACCAAGTTGCGCCACGAGCGTAATGCGCTGGAGGCCAGCGAGAACCAGCTTCTGCAGGTATTTGCCTCGGCACCGATCGGCATGGTGCTGCTGGACGAGAACGGCAAGTTTCACAGTGTCAATCCGGCCTTCTGCGCGCTGTGTGGCTACGATGAGGATGCCCTGGTTTCGGCCATGAGGATGTCAAACGTCCTGCCCCGCGCAGAGGTCAAGACCATCGCGTCGAACCTGACCGAGATGCTCGAATCCGGCTGTGCGCAGGTATACAGCGGCCAACACCGCTTTATTCACCGCAACGGTGAGGAAAGATGGTGCCTGCTGCACATCTCGTGGTTCTTCGACAAGAACGCGGGCCGCAATTCCTTTATCGCGCAGGTCAACGACATTACCGAGCTCAAGAAGGTCGAGCAGATGAAGAACGAATTCGTGGCAACCGTCAGCCACGAATTGCGCACGCCGCTGACCTCGATCAAGGGCGCGCTTGGGCTGATCGGCGCGATGGATGACTTCGAAGTCCCCGCCAAGGTGGGGCGCCTGCTTGAGATCGCCCGCAGCAACGCCGACAACCTTGCCGATATCGTCAACGACATCCTCGACCTGGAAAAAATATCTTCGGGCGAGATCGCGTTTGAATTCCACCCGAACTCGATGAATTCGATCATAAGGGACACGGCGGACGAATTGGCACCCTTTGCCGTCGCGCATAAAAATACGCTGATGCTCGACCTGCCCCCGGACGACCTGATGGTCCTGGCAGATCGGGGAAGGACGCGCCAGGTCCTGGCAAACCTGATTTCCAATGCCTGCAAATATTCCGATCCCGGCACCCAGGTCATGGTCAAGGCCGAGGCGGTCTCGGATCAGATTCTCGTCTGCGTCCAGAACATCGGTCCGGCCATCCCCGAGACATTCCGCCACCGCATCTTCGATGCCTTCACCCAGGCGGACAGTTCCGACACCCGCACCAAGGGCGGTACCGGGCTGGGCCTGAACATCGCCAAGCGGATTGTGCGGCGGCACGACGGCGATATCGGCTTCGAAAGCACCGGACAGGGGGTGACAGTGTTCTGGTTCACCTTCCCGCGACACGGTCAGACCAGTGTCGGCCTGACCGGGAAGCGCAAGGAAAAACGGCAGAACCGACCCGGCAAACTGAACGTGCTGCACGTAGAGGATGACAGCGACTTTGCCGAAGTGCTGCAGTCGGGCCTGTCGGATGTCGCTGATCTGCATCACGTGCGCAGCCTGGCCGAAGCGCGGGCCGCCTTGGCCAAGGGGCCGCTGGATGTCATTATTCTGGACTGGTTGCTGCCCGACGGGGACGCCGTCACCCTGTTGGACGAGATCGCCGAGCTTGACTATCCGGTGCGCGTGCTTGGTCTGTCATCGGATGCAGAGCGCGGGCCGGATGGCCGGATCAGCGCCAACCTCGTGAAATCACGCGCGGAAATGGCAACAATTGCAGAGCATGTTTTAGGGCAACAAATAAGGGCATCCTGA
- a CDS encoding response regulator, with product MLKLIHVEDDADIREIAKMSLDLAGDFEVIQCDCGEDALARVKDYTPDVILLDMMMPGMTGRQTLEEMRKLPHLADVPAIFMTARAQHAEIDELRNAGAADVISKPFDPMSLADQIKNAIRK from the coding sequence ATGCTAAAATTGATCCATGTAGAAGACGATGCCGACATTCGAGAAATCGCAAAGATGTCGCTCGACCTCGCGGGTGATTTTGAAGTGATCCAATGCGACTGCGGCGAGGACGCCCTGGCCCGCGTCAAGGATTACACACCCGATGTGATTCTGCTGGACATGATGATGCCGGGCATGACCGGTCGGCAGACGCTGGAGGAAATGCGCAAGCTGCCGCATCTCGCGGATGTGCCGGCCATTTTCATGACGGCACGCGCGCAACACGCGGAAATCGACGAGCTGCGCAATGCCGGTGCGGCAGATGTGATCAGCAAACCGTTTGATCCGATGTCGCTGGCGGACCAGATCAAGAACGCGATCCGGAAATAA
- a CDS encoding NAD(P)-dependent oxidoreductase has product MKFKKLVLTGAAGRLGSYLREPLSEMCDELLSTDIAEDIGKLYPGESYARADLAKYDEVFPLLEGADMVIHFGAIVDEKPFEELLGPNFVGSYNIWEAGYQHGVRRIVYASSIHAVGMHKKRDFIGTDAPHRPDTFYGLAKCFTEDLGSMYWDKRQLESVHLRILSAAQVNNARALGSWLSYDDLIHLVTRAIDTPSVGFTVIYGVSNNDRAPVDNTRAAFLGYRPKDNAEQFAEAVLADTPAPDLNDPAEMCQGGPFAKVDLGQSGLAQMTIVDDRKKT; this is encoded by the coding sequence ATGAAATTCAAGAAACTTGTGCTGACAGGAGCCGCCGGGCGGCTGGGGTCGTACCTGCGCGAACCTCTGTCGGAGATGTGCGACGAACTGCTGAGCACCGACATCGCGGAAGACATCGGCAAGCTTTACCCCGGCGAAAGCTACGCCCGTGCGGACCTTGCCAAATACGACGAGGTCTTTCCGCTGCTGGAAGGGGCTGACATGGTCATCCACTTTGGCGCCATCGTCGACGAAAAACCCTTTGAAGAGCTGCTGGGACCCAACTTCGTCGGCTCCTACAACATCTGGGAGGCCGGGTATCAGCATGGGGTGCGCCGGATCGTCTATGCGTCGTCCATCCACGCTGTCGGCATGCACAAGAAACGCGATTTCATCGGCACCGACGCGCCTCACCGGCCCGACACGTTCTATGGGCTGGCCAAGTGCTTTACCGAGGATCTGGGGTCGATGTACTGGGACAAGCGGCAGCTGGAAAGCGTGCATCTGCGTATCCTGTCCGCCGCACAGGTCAACAACGCCCGCGCACTGGGGTCGTGGCTGTCCTATGACGACCTGATCCATCTGGTCACGCGTGCCATCGACACGCCATCGGTCGGCTTTACCGTGATCTACGGCGTGTCCAACAATGACCGCGCGCCGGTAGACAACACCAGGGCGGCCTTTCTGGGGTATCGGCCCAAGGACAACGCAGAGCAGTTTGCCGAAGCGGTGCTGGCCGACACCCCTGCCCCGGACCTGAACGATCCGGCCGAGATGTGCCAGGGCGGACCTTTTGCCAAGGTCGATCTGGGTCAGAGCGGGCTGGCCCAGATGACCATCGTGGACGACCGCAAGAAAACCTGA
- a CDS encoding PleD family two-component system response regulator: protein MRILAVDDDPIIVELLAQFIEAVGGHELTTAGSGAEALDLLRGDANATFDCFMLDIQMPGMDGIELTRRIRMMARYADTPVLMLTAMADKRYIDGAFAAGATDYVTKPFEVAELKARLSLVAGMIEGRRSRTRKIFAASAVGARAGSGAVELHEPISIHDVDNVIEYVAMENYVQQLTRSSLFGSSTFAFTVREIELYHASMTSFEFYSLMSDVAEVISDTLHGHQFLMSYAGNGTFVCITESGWRPDMGQLMDAVNLSLARTELYNNKGERLHPRVCGGDVVRLIWKTGSAVMDALATAHATAEAASAAHGKSQTDYWNMGQIA, encoded by the coding sequence ATGAGAATTCTAGCGGTGGACGACGATCCGATCATCGTGGAACTGCTGGCCCAGTTCATCGAGGCTGTCGGCGGGCACGAGCTGACCACTGCCGGCTCCGGGGCCGAAGCGCTGGACCTGCTGCGCGGCGATGCGAACGCCACCTTCGACTGTTTCATGCTGGATATCCAGATGCCGGGTATGGACGGGATCGAACTGACCCGCCGTATCCGGATGATGGCCCGCTATGCCGACACGCCGGTCCTGATGCTGACCGCGATGGCGGACAAACGCTATATCGACGGCGCCTTTGCCGCAGGCGCGACCGACTATGTCACCAAACCTTTCGAAGTGGCCGAGCTGAAGGCCCGGCTGAGCCTGGTCGCGGGCATGATCGAAGGCCGCCGGTCGCGGACGCGCAAGATCTTTGCCGCTTCCGCCGTCGGCGCGCGCGCCGGTTCGGGCGCGGTGGAGCTGCACGAGCCGATTTCCATCCATGACGTGGACAACGTGATCGAATACGTGGCGATGGAGAACTACGTTCAGCAACTGACCCGCAGCTCGCTGTTCGGGTCATCGACCTTTGCCTTTACCGTGCGCGAGATCGAACTGTACCACGCGTCGATGACATCGTTCGAGTTTTACAGCCTGATGTCCGACGTGGCCGAGGTCATCTCGGACACGCTGCACGGTCACCAGTTCCTGATGTCCTACGCGGGCAACGGTACCTTTGTGTGCATCACCGAAAGCGGCTGGCGGCCCGACATGGGCCAGCTGATGGATGCGGTTAACCTATCCTTGGCGCGGACCGAGCTATACAACAACAAGGGGGAGCGCCTGCATCCCCGGGTCTGTGGCGGCGACGTCGTGCGGCTGATCTGGAAAACCGGTTCCGCCGTCATGGATGCGCTGGCCACCGCCCATGCCACCGCGGAAGCCGCCAGCGCGGCGCATGGCAAATCTCAGACGGACTACTGGAACATGGGACAGATTGCATGA
- a CDS encoding Hpt domain-containing protein has protein sequence MKDMVEELPGLAKVRARFLEMLADRQARIAEHALKAWDGETLEEINGNLEAAKAILHQISGTAGSLGFTDLGEAARASEAEVIAHLEGPDADLAICPGEIVHHMDLFVKHCEDTLREFG, from the coding sequence ATGAAGGACATGGTTGAAGAACTGCCCGGACTGGCAAAAGTACGCGCCAGATTCCTCGAGATGCTGGCCGATCGTCAGGCCCGGATCGCCGAACACGCGCTGAAAGCCTGGGACGGCGAGACACTGGAAGAGATCAACGGCAACCTCGAAGCGGCCAAGGCGATCCTGCACCAGATTTCGGGGACGGCCGGATCACTCGGCTTTACCGATCTGGGCGAGGCCGCCCGCGCCAGCGAAGCCGAGGTCATCGCCCATCTCGAAGGACCGGACGCTGACCTGGCGATCTGTCCGGGCGAGATCGTCCATCACATGGACCTTTTCGTGAAGCATTGCGAGGACACGCTGCGCGAGTTCGGCTGA
- a CDS encoding AAA family ATPase, which yields MSADTVIERKHRGGAPDTACAGSFPLAERDLALAQVEDAFQRLLNGRMAMAIVQGTPGIGKSRLIAEFRQTLPRDQVRVIATACRADGTAMPFRPFAEILRRVLDLPRDAPEPQVQEAVARLDPEGATRGHSLLTLLGRPGDRAGVMGEAADTAGETLRQTITDLILRSCRDRPLVLILEDMDKADTGTLQMLERLLMQKVEVPLMLLASSGSGFHPGWLMQARTTRVQLGPLGEAAVKDLVVRASGCGNLPSRLTARAAAQADGNPLYAVEIGRFLGQQARIPPQQDMPLPPTLPDTIMARVGALGPRCRALVQAASVIGEDFDAAMARDIASAICSSGPDPVAQAESAGVILPYRSGYRFQHAAVREAVYAALPDDSRRVLHARAAEAMARKTASPTAQTSLADHFERAGKPAEAVPHLIAAGRHALGLFLPRMAVDLFDRAARLIEDTGAEPDPALTGTFYSTWFEALLWRAEFGRVVTLFETMRARIDRAKGQPSYPRILVRAATAYDRTRQPDAAGALFAQVRARGEGHGDTDAVALGCLGLMGRQCAAPAPGYRDALRRLSAQCEGLWDGAAPAGVRTRLDLYRAWSHTIRGDIDLAAERARALYDAAKAGKSPDAMARGAACLAATALLSDDFDRAVRLADEGAEAAGGTAAHMAALALKGHAMTLRGNPEGGEKLLTSVRAEGVRLGYRTLTDFTCGSLGVARALRGDLSGGVTALTGAARQASATGNAHGAGMAYIALGALYLGLARGDGKPAFSKLAGNMGFLLREAPFARSRALAHFDSAASLGRAVGMHGVTAQALHGRAMVLLARRRRGAARAALQQAQAVVADIRWSHMDRRIRTDLAALA from the coding sequence ATGTCAGCCGATACCGTCATCGAAAGAAAACACCGCGGCGGCGCGCCCGATACAGCCTGTGCCGGGTCGTTTCCCCTTGCGGAACGCGACCTTGCGCTGGCGCAGGTCGAGGATGCCTTTCAGCGCCTGCTCAATGGTCGGATGGCGATGGCGATCGTCCAGGGGACGCCGGGTATCGGAAAATCGCGGCTGATCGCAGAGTTCCGGCAGACCCTGCCCCGCGACCAGGTTCGGGTGATCGCCACCGCCTGTCGCGCCGATGGCACTGCCATGCCGTTCCGGCCTTTTGCAGAGATACTGCGCCGCGTGCTTGACCTGCCGCGCGATGCACCGGAACCACAGGTGCAAGAGGCCGTGGCACGGCTGGACCCGGAGGGGGCCACCCGCGGTCACAGCCTGCTGACCCTGCTGGGACGGCCCGGTGATCGCGCCGGGGTCATGGGCGAAGCTGCGGATACCGCTGGCGAAACCCTTCGCCAGACGATCACCGACCTGATCCTGCGCAGCTGCCGGGACCGGCCCCTCGTCCTGATCCTGGAGGATATGGACAAGGCCGATACCGGCACCTTGCAGATGCTGGAGCGGCTGCTGATGCAGAAGGTCGAAGTGCCGCTGATGCTGCTGGCCAGTTCGGGTTCCGGCTTTCACCCCGGCTGGCTGATGCAGGCGCGCACCACGCGGGTCCAGCTCGGGCCCCTTGGCGAGGCGGCGGTCAAGGATCTGGTCGTGCGGGCCTCTGGCTGCGGCAACCTGCCCTCCCGCCTGACCGCACGCGCCGCGGCGCAGGCGGACGGCAATCCGCTCTATGCGGTGGAGATCGGGCGCTTTCTGGGCCAACAGGCGCGCATCCCCCCGCAGCAGGACATGCCCCTGCCCCCGACCCTGCCCGATACGATCATGGCGCGGGTGGGCGCGCTTGGTCCCCGATGCCGCGCGCTGGTGCAGGCCGCGTCGGTCATCGGCGAGGATTTCGATGCCGCGATGGCGCGGGACATCGCCAGCGCGATATGCTCCTCTGGCCCCGATCCTGTGGCGCAGGCCGAAAGCGCAGGCGTGATCCTTCCCTACCGGTCGGGATACCGGTTCCAGCACGCGGCGGTTCGGGAAGCCGTCTACGCCGCCTTGCCGGACGACAGCCGCCGTGTGTTGCATGCCAGGGCCGCAGAGGCGATGGCGCGCAAGACTGCCAGCCCCACAGCCCAGACGTCGCTGGCCGATCATTTCGAACGGGCCGGAAAGCCCGCCGAAGCGGTGCCGCATCTGATCGCGGCGGGCCGCCATGCCCTTGGGCTGTTTCTGCCCCGGATGGCGGTCGACCTGTTCGACCGGGCTGCCCGGTTGATCGAAGACACCGGGGCGGAGCCTGATCCGGCGCTGACGGGGACATTCTATTCTACGTGGTTCGAGGCCCTGCTTTGGCGGGCGGAGTTCGGGCGGGTCGTCACATTGTTCGAGACCATGCGCGCCCGCATCGACCGGGCGAAGGGACAGCCGAGCTATCCGCGCATTCTCGTCCGTGCCGCAACGGCCTATGATCGGACCCGGCAGCCGGACGCCGCCGGGGCACTGTTTGCACAGGTCCGCGCCCGGGGCGAAGGTCACGGTGACACGGACGCGGTCGCGCTTGGCTGTCTGGGGCTGATGGGCAGGCAGTGCGCGGCCCCCGCGCCCGGCTATCGCGACGCGCTGCGGCGTCTTTCGGCGCAGTGCGAAGGGCTGTGGGATGGCGCGGCCCCGGCAGGCGTCCGCACCCGTCTCGACCTCTACCGGGCCTGGAGCCACACGATCAGGGGCGACATCGACCTGGCGGCTGAAAGGGCACGCGCGCTGTACGACGCCGCAAAGGCGGGCAAATCCCCGGATGCAATGGCCCGGGGCGCGGCCTGCCTGGCCGCCACTGCCCTCCTGTCGGACGACTTTGACCGCGCGGTCCGCCTCGCCGATGAAGGCGCGGAGGCCGCAGGGGGCACGGCGGCTCATATGGCGGCGCTGGCGTTGAAGGGCCATGCCATGACTTTGCGCGGCAACCCGGAGGGTGGTGAAAAGCTGCTGACCAGCGTCCGGGCAGAGGGAGTGCGGCTGGGATACCGGACATTGACCGATTTCACCTGCGGTTCTCTCGGGGTGGCCCGGGCGCTGCGGGGCGACCTGAGCGGCGGTGTGACCGCGCTCACCGGCGCGGCGCGGCAGGCTTCGGCGACCGGAAACGCGCATGGTGCCGGGATGGCATATATCGCCCTGGGGGCGCTCTATCTCGGGCTGGCGCGGGGGGACGGAAAGCCCGCGTTTTCAAAGCTGGCTGGGAACATGGGTTTCCTGCTGCGCGAGGCACCGTTTGCCAGGTCCCGGGCGCTGGCGCATTTCGATAGCGCCGCATCCTTGGGCCGCGCGGTAGGGATGCACGGCGTCACGGCACAGGCGCTGCACGGCAGGGCGATGGTCCTGCTGGCACGGCGCAGGCGCGGTGCCGCCCGCGCGGCGTTGCAACAGGCACAGGCCGTCGTGGCCGATATCCGGTGGTCGCACATGGACCGGCGGATCAGGACCGACCTGGCGGCACTGGCCTGA